A stretch of DNA from Bacillus sp. NP157:
CTTCGCTCCTTCCAGGATCGATCCGCCGACGGGCTCCCCGGATGACGCCGCGTCGTCGCCCGGACGGGCCGACAGCGCGAGCAGGGCACCCAGTGCGGCCAGCAGGCCAACCGCCGAGATCACCAGCATGGCTGGCACGCCGACCCGCTCAACCAGCAGGCGCGTCACCAGCGGCCCGAGCAGCGCGCCGCCCATGCCGCCAAAGGCGATGAACGGGAACACCAACCGCGCCTTCCGGCTGCGGTAGATGTCCGCCATGAAGCTCCAGAACAGCGAGACGACGAACAGGTTGAAGACGCTGACCCAGACGAAGAACACCTTGCCCAGGTTGGCGGCACCGATCCGGTCCTGCGCCACGAACGCCGGCACGAAGCCGACCAGGCATGCGATGAAGAACAGGTAGCTGACGCCGACCACGCGCTTGCGCGGAAAGCGTGCCACCAGCCAGCCGAACACGGGGGTCAGCACCAGCATCACGACGAACACGATGGCGTAGAAAGCGGGCAGCGACGAGGCACCCGCGGCGCCCACCAGCTGGTCGCGGACGGGGCGCAGCACGTAATAGGAGGTCATCACGAAAAAAAACGCGATGACCGACAACGCGAGGGTCGTGCCCTCGCCCACGGCGGGTCGGCTTGCGTTCACGGTGGCCGGCGTTTCCTGTGGTGTCGACGCAAGCCTATCAGACCTGACGGCGCGCCCCATCCTTACGTTGTAGATGCGGGGCAAGTGCACGACAATGGAAGGGACGTCGTTTAGCAGTACGATCCACCAAGCCGCGAGAACCGCATGCCGTTTCGTCCCACCTCCCTGCTTGCCTGCGCGCTTGCCGCCGCCCTTGCCGCCCCGTCCGCCTTCGCCGCGCCGCCCCCCAGGCCGCCCGTCGTCCACGTGGACCCTGAGTCGGCGAAGATTCCCGCCGAGCGGGTCAAGCAAACCATCGAAGATTACAAACGCTGGCTGGATTCCGCGGAAGCCCGTGACGCCGCGCCTGCCATCGTCACCGCGGTGATCGTGGACGACAAGGTCGTCTATGAGCGCGCCATCGGCTATGCCAACGCGAAGACCAAGGAGCCGGCGACGCCGGAGACGGTGTTCCGCCTGGCCTCGCTGTCCAAGGCCTTCGCCACCGGCGTCACCGCGGT
This window harbors:
- a CDS encoding MFS transporter, which gives rise to MNASRPAVGEGTTLALSVIAFFFVMTSYYVLRPVRDQLVGAAGASSLPAFYAIVFVVMLVLTPVFGWLVARFPRKRVVGVSYLFFIACLVGFVPAFVAQDRIGAANLGKVFFVWVSVFNLFVVSLFWSFMADIYRSRKARLVFPFIAFGGMGGALLGPLVTRLLVERVGVPAMLVISAVGLLAALGALLALSARPGDDAASSGEPVGGSILEGAKSALSQPFLRYMTVLMLLSDGIATLAYALVADYAKLHFVDNAARTAFYADLDLWVNGMGALLQLTLTPLVLRGLGTTWAMVLPALANFVLLGMLATFGAVDFAVFGHALPLVALVMVGSRAMTYGMTKPASDSLYTRMPREARYKGKNFIETAVWRFGDLVVTTSLSAARSAGVGIATIGLVCAGLAALATEIARRAATSPDLLPEQDDD